A DNA window from Danio aesculapii chromosome 1, fDanAes4.1, whole genome shotgun sequence contains the following coding sequences:
- the LOC130215465 gene encoding CMRF35-like molecule 5, translated as MKLALRVCVFLLMARASVCADVTVTGTEGGEVVINCPYARGKEEFEKYIYKQPYKTNNRKLQADGEMAMSNGRFTLMDDPKARLFTVTIRDLQMNDAGLYGCAPVFEDTRLVQLNVVKAQKKPKQISTSTVNSVDDLSVHQGSGRTRIVIVVACGGLFIISILLLIMQVK; from the exons ATGAAGTTAGCGCTGAGGGTTTGTGTGTTTCTGCTAATGG CGAGAGCTTCAGTGTGTGCTGATGTTACAGTGACAGGAACAGAAGGAGGAGAAGTTGTTATTAACTGTCCTTATGCAAGAGGAAAGGAAGAGTTTGAAAAATACATCTACAAACAACCTTACAAAACTAATAATCGTAAACTGCAGGCTGATGGAGAAATGGCAATGTCCAATGGCAGATTCACACTAATGGATGATCCTAAAGCGAGATTATTTACCGTGACCATCAGAGATCTGCAGATGAACGATGCTGGATTGTATGGATGTGCTCCTGTATTTGAAGACACTAGATTAGTCCAGCTAAATGTGGTAAAAG CTCAAAAGAAACCAAAACAGATCTCCACTTCCACCGTTAACTCAG TTGATGAtctttctgttcatcaaggctcTGGGAGAACAAGGATTGTGATCGTGGTGGCATGTGGAGGATTGTTCATCATCAGCATACTACTCCTTATAATGCAAGTAAAATAA